In Bradyrhizobium lablabi, one DNA window encodes the following:
- a CDS encoding BTAD domain-containing putative transcriptional regulator, with translation MAKGGITETPASGRLTLRLLGDFAAEIDGREISLATRKAKALTAYLALSDNAQDTRERLVGILWSESDEEHARASLRQAVHDIKLAFDSAGFAGFRVDKQTLSLVRERRTCDVDEVLAAAAQGTVHSRLLDGQRITETLLSGLDNVDPAFQVWLLTKRQLLLDRLTLALERLLPAEGDSPEASAAALALLNLDPTHEIACRHLIRARAARGDIGGALKIYKSLWDLLEADYDIEPSNETQALIVGIKQMPNLSEPPQASTIAPTLQGASRETSAPKRLLISVCTFDASGVPEDMRHVVNGFRHEFVACLTRFREWSVRTLSPLWEPEPRSWSSPPEYIVEGSTYESSGTVRLVVTLRDASTSVCIWSERYSITLAAWFETQERIVRQIAMALNIHVSAERLRRLATGSEVTLEIHDRWLRGQALLLQMASKDWPAAAALVESLIADAPDFSPALSGLVQYRNIAHIALPGQFRDTAKHLETLQIAQRAVQLDPLDSRAQLSLAWTYQLLGRVDKSTLHAALAVDLNENDPWTLMASGQIFAYCGEYERAATLSAASLGITPMPAAPQVAYSGAIKFLCSDYAGCIDASREELGMSPAFMIWGCAAKAQLGRLNEAKAEFERALDRVAADWHGQQVPTRESMARWLLHVFPIATRGDWERLAAGLAAAGAPIEGIEFGVW, from the coding sequence GTGGCAAAGGGCGGCATTACTGAAACGCCGGCGAGTGGGCGACTGACCCTCCGTCTCCTCGGAGATTTCGCAGCCGAAATCGATGGGCGTGAGATTTCGCTTGCGACGCGCAAGGCCAAAGCCCTGACGGCCTATCTCGCTCTTTCCGATAATGCGCAGGACACACGCGAGCGTCTTGTCGGTATCTTGTGGAGCGAGAGCGACGAAGAGCACGCGCGAGCTTCGTTGCGGCAGGCCGTGCATGACATCAAGCTGGCCTTCGATAGTGCGGGTTTTGCGGGGTTCCGGGTCGACAAGCAAACCCTGTCGCTGGTCCGTGAACGGCGCACCTGCGACGTTGACGAGGTGCTCGCCGCCGCGGCGCAAGGCACGGTGCATTCGCGGCTACTCGATGGCCAGCGCATCACGGAAACTCTGCTTTCCGGCCTCGACAACGTCGATCCGGCCTTCCAGGTCTGGTTGCTGACCAAGCGCCAACTGCTTCTTGACCGGCTGACACTCGCGCTCGAACGCTTGCTGCCGGCCGAAGGGGATTCCCCTGAGGCGAGTGCCGCCGCTTTGGCCCTGCTAAATCTCGATCCCACGCACGAGATCGCGTGCCGGCACCTCATTCGCGCGCGCGCGGCGCGGGGCGACATTGGCGGAGCCTTGAAGATCTACAAGTCTCTCTGGGATCTTCTGGAGGCGGACTACGACATCGAGCCATCCAACGAAACCCAAGCCTTGATCGTCGGCATCAAGCAGATGCCCAACCTAAGCGAACCCCCGCAAGCCTCCACGATTGCCCCAACCTTGCAGGGTGCATCACGCGAAACGTCCGCTCCAAAGCGGCTGTTGATATCTGTCTGCACGTTCGACGCGAGCGGGGTACCCGAGGACATGCGCCACGTCGTCAATGGATTTCGTCACGAATTCGTTGCCTGTCTGACGCGTTTCCGCGAATGGTCGGTACGAACCTTGTCTCCACTCTGGGAACCGGAGCCGAGAAGCTGGTCATCCCCGCCCGAGTATATTGTCGAGGGCAGCACCTATGAATCGAGCGGCACGGTTCGGCTCGTTGTCACTCTGCGAGATGCATCGACTTCCGTATGCATTTGGAGCGAACGCTATTCCATCACTCTGGCCGCGTGGTTCGAGACCCAGGAGCGTATCGTCCGCCAGATCGCCATGGCCTTGAATATCCACGTCTCCGCCGAGCGACTGCGCCGTCTTGCAACCGGAAGTGAAGTGACCCTGGAAATCCATGACCGATGGCTGCGCGGGCAAGCCCTGCTGCTGCAAATGGCCTCAAAGGATTGGCCGGCGGCCGCCGCGTTGGTCGAGAGCCTGATCGCCGATGCGCCTGATTTCTCCCCCGCGTTGAGTGGCCTGGTTCAGTATCGCAACATCGCGCACATCGCGCTTCCCGGCCAATTTCGGGATACTGCCAAGCATCTGGAGACACTGCAAATAGCTCAACGTGCGGTTCAGCTCGATCCGCTCGATTCGCGTGCGCAGCTCAGTCTCGCGTGGACCTACCAACTGCTCGGTCGCGTGGACAAGTCGACGCTGCACGCCGCGCTTGCCGTTGATTTGAACGAAAACGATCCCTGGACCCTGATGGCATCAGGTCAGATTTTTGCTTATTGCGGTGAATACGAGCGCGCTGCGACCCTGTCAGCCGCGTCACTCGGGATCACGCCGATGCCCGCGGCGCCACAGGTGGCGTATTCCGGTGCGATCAAGTTTCTATGCTCTGATTACGCGGGGTGCATTGACGCGTCTCGCGAGGAGCTCGGGATGTCTCCAGCCTTCATGATCTGGGGCTGCGCGGCCAAGGCCCAACTCGGCCGCCTCAACGAGGCAAAAGCGGAATTTGAGAGGGCGTTGGACAGGGTTGCCGCCGACTGGCACGGCCAGCAGGTGCCGACGCGCGAAAGCATGGCGCGCTGGCTGCTGCATGTCTTTCCAATCGCGACCCGCGGAGACTGGGAGCGTCTGGCCGCGGGTCTTGCCGCGGCCGGCGCTCCCATCGAAGGTATCGAGTTCGGCGTCTGGTGA
- a CDS encoding YcaO-like family protein has protein sequence MRLSVAGNGETLASALVSCLGEAAEFLSQFERPGDIEAAASDRTNFVADGWIAEAVSHADRTIDWTAGSDASTGDIALLPADLCLRRSPTRRAIEPVGALSSGAAAGPSFETAALRAVLELCERDAAALWWLGGFRPKRFALEHPATKAGAELIERLRQGETARRTVLLDITTDNGVPVVAAVSMDHDGRGMACGLSSRLTASDAARAAVLEMCQMEMAAPIAQTKRAEGGDAVLNEADRRHLRRAEFAAADCELLHPRDMSRHAANGPAAALGLKGLVGHLRNCGVRLFLVDHTRHDIGVAAARAVSPDLQPFSAAVSTKRFAKARDKGSDIAEHETPLL, from the coding sequence GTGCGCCTGAGCGTCGCGGGAAATGGTGAGACGTTGGCATCAGCGCTTGTCTCGTGTCTGGGTGAGGCGGCCGAGTTTCTTTCCCAGTTTGAGAGGCCGGGCGACATCGAGGCAGCCGCTAGCGACCGAACGAATTTTGTCGCAGACGGCTGGATTGCCGAGGCCGTGTCACACGCCGACCGGACAATTGACTGGACTGCCGGGTCTGACGCGTCGACTGGAGATATCGCGTTGCTGCCAGCCGATCTCTGCCTCAGGCGGTCGCCGACACGACGGGCGATCGAACCGGTCGGCGCCTTGTCTTCAGGTGCAGCCGCAGGACCGAGCTTCGAGACAGCCGCTCTTCGTGCAGTTTTGGAGCTCTGCGAGCGCGATGCAGCCGCCCTGTGGTGGCTGGGCGGTTTCCGCCCGAAGCGTTTCGCACTGGAGCATCCGGCGACCAAAGCCGGGGCTGAACTGATCGAGCGACTTCGCCAAGGAGAGACAGCACGGCGAACCGTGCTGCTCGACATCACGACCGACAATGGCGTCCCGGTCGTTGCGGCGGTGTCGATGGACCATGACGGTCGAGGAATGGCATGCGGGTTGTCGTCCAGACTGACCGCGAGCGATGCGGCGAGGGCCGCGGTCCTCGAAATGTGCCAAATGGAAATGGCAGCGCCGATCGCGCAGACCAAGCGCGCCGAGGGTGGCGATGCGGTGCTCAACGAGGCGGATCGCCGCCATCTCCGTCGTGCGGAGTTCGCGGCGGCGGACTGCGAGCTTCTACATCCGCGGGATATGTCGCGGCACGCCGCGAACGGGCCGGCCGCGGCCCTGGGGCTCAAGGGACTGGTAGGCCATCTGCGCAACTGCGGCGTTCGGCTCTTTCTGGTCGACCACACGCGGCACGACATCGGAGTTGCCGCCGCAAGGGCAGTTTCGCCGGACCTGCAACCTTTTTCAGCAGCTGTCTCGACGAAGCGGTTTGCCAAGGCGCGCGATAAGGGGTCGGATATCGCCGAGCACGAGACACCATTGCTCTAA
- a CDS encoding adenylate/guanylate cyclase domain-containing protein, which translates to MTSTEPFANVIPYPEAPRHRHMAVMFVDLDNFMQICIDDPPEAVFGLLSDFQHMVTDAVSSFRGELNAYQGDGVLATFGDMADRPDCAIRALRCARRILERIRALSLDDTNSTSSPISVSIGLQYGEVWTSTINSSKRFGPTLIGDAVNVASRLEQRAGTLGTKIVVGDDLIQKALREAASNACELAQFVNTGPLFVRGRQAPVGVWKLQIQSGELLVENASIPNAETDVRRWHFGKPSAQP; encoded by the coding sequence ATGACCTCCACCGAGCCTTTTGCCAACGTCATTCCGTACCCTGAGGCGCCGCGCCACCGGCACATGGCGGTAATGTTCGTCGACCTCGACAATTTCATGCAGATCTGCATCGACGATCCCCCGGAAGCCGTGTTCGGTCTGCTCAGCGACTTTCAGCATATGGTGACCGACGCCGTGTCCAGTTTCAGAGGTGAACTCAATGCGTATCAGGGAGACGGCGTACTGGCCACGTTTGGGGACATGGCCGACCGGCCCGACTGCGCGATAAGAGCGCTGAGATGCGCGAGGAGGATTCTCGAACGAATTCGTGCGCTGAGTCTCGATGATACTAACAGCACCAGTTCTCCGATTTCAGTCTCCATCGGTTTGCAGTACGGCGAGGTCTGGACCAGCACCATCAACAGTTCAAAACGCTTTGGTCCAACGCTCATCGGTGATGCCGTCAATGTCGCGTCTCGACTTGAGCAGCGGGCAGGGACGCTTGGCACAAAGATCGTAGTGGGTGATGATCTGATCCAAAAAGCACTGCGCGAAGCTGCATCAAACGCTTGCGAGCTGGCACAGTTTGTCAACACCGGGCCCCTGTTCGTTCGCGGCCGACAGGCCCCGGTCGGCGTTTGGAAACTTCAAATTCAGTCAGGCGAGCTTCTGGTCGAAAATGCCTCGATCCCTAACGCTGAAACTGACGTGCGCCGATGGCACTTTGGCAAGCCCTCTGCACAACCATAG
- a CDS encoding PQQ-dependent sugar dehydrogenase gives MKSAFNRSVFALAAIFAVAGASTVYAQQKLHSYQSGTKEFWTHPPDDWFLGDETEAQKGLAPPSGPPTGASEAELAALIKKIKLPPGFQIEVYAQGVLAARQMAWGDKGTLFVGSFGLGNVYAITDNGGKKEVKTILKGLNMPTGLAFRNGALYVIAVDKLIKYDNAEANLDKLGEGKVVYDDMPSYAAHGWKYLAADKDGSFYIPFGPPFNVGIPPTSVSQIRRVDPQTGNAELVALGVRNSVGGDVDPRSGKYWFTENARDWISDDLPSDKLNMISKMGEHFGYPYCHQGDLPDAKFAMGHKCSEFTPPVLNLGAHVAPLGMKFYTGDQFPAEYKNNILITEHGSWNRHKYQGGRIVRVIVGPDGKNPKQEVFASGWIEGDQGYLGRPDDIILAKDGSILVADDWAGAIYRISYKK, from the coding sequence ATGAAATCGGCTTTCAATCGATCTGTTTTTGCGCTTGCAGCAATCTTTGCTGTCGCGGGGGCCAGTACGGTCTACGCGCAGCAGAAGCTGCACTCGTACCAATCCGGAACCAAGGAGTTCTGGACGCATCCACCGGATGACTGGTTCCTCGGTGACGAGACCGAAGCCCAAAAGGGCCTCGCGCCGCCGTCGGGTCCGCCGACCGGTGCGTCAGAAGCGGAACTCGCCGCGCTAATAAAAAAGATAAAACTGCCGCCTGGCTTCCAAATCGAAGTCTACGCGCAGGGTGTGCTGGCTGCACGGCAGATGGCCTGGGGTGACAAGGGCACGCTCTTTGTCGGCTCGTTCGGCCTCGGCAACGTCTATGCCATCACCGACAATGGCGGCAAGAAGGAGGTCAAGACCATCCTCAAGGGCCTGAACATGCCCACCGGCCTCGCTTTCCGCAACGGCGCGCTTTACGTCATCGCCGTCGACAAGTTGATCAAATACGACAATGCCGAGGCCAATCTCGACAAGCTCGGCGAGGGCAAGGTGGTCTATGACGACATGCCGTCCTACGCGGCGCATGGCTGGAAATACCTCGCCGCCGATAAGGATGGTTCGTTCTACATACCCTTCGGACCTCCCTTCAACGTCGGCATTCCACCGACCAGCGTCTCGCAGATCCGCCGTGTCGATCCCCAGACCGGCAATGCCGAACTGGTGGCGCTCGGCGTCCGCAACAGCGTCGGCGGCGATGTCGATCCGCGCAGTGGAAAATACTGGTTCACCGAGAATGCGCGCGACTGGATCAGCGACGACCTGCCGAGCGACAAGCTCAACATGATCTCGAAGATGGGCGAGCATTTTGGTTATCCCTATTGCCATCAGGGTGATTTGCCGGATGCGAAATTTGCGATGGGTCACAAATGTTCGGAATTCACCCCGCCGGTGCTCAATCTCGGCGCCCATGTGGCTCCGCTCGGCATGAAGTTCTATACCGGCGATCAATTCCCGGCCGAGTACAAGAACAACATCCTGATCACCGAACACGGCTCGTGGAACCGGCATAAATATCAGGGCGGGCGGATCGTTCGCGTGATCGTCGGTCCCGACGGCAAGAATCCCAAGCAGGAAGTGTTCGCATCCGGTTGGATCGAAGGCGATCAGGGCTATCTCGGCCGGCCTGACGATATCATCCTCGCCAAGGATGGTTCGATCCTCGTCGCCGACGATTGGGCCGGCGCGATCTATCGCATCAGCTACAAGAAGTAA
- a CDS encoding c-type cytochrome, translated as MRIGFVLMLSGAMLCGSIAKAADTPSVKEKAEVCAGCHGDIGISQTENIPSLAGQPDQFIQWQLVFFRSGARKSEQMQPIVEQISNEDIRSLGAYFASLTPPKPATPDDNPDLSQKGAQAAMGRRCASCHGDTFAGTKAVARLAGQREEYLIKALHDYKSSVRSGGAGAAMAEVAYPLSDEEITALAHYLAHL; from the coding sequence ATGAGAATTGGTTTCGTCTTGATGTTGTCAGGAGCAATGCTCTGCGGATCAATCGCCAAGGCCGCCGATACACCATCGGTAAAAGAAAAGGCCGAAGTCTGCGCCGGCTGTCATGGCGATATCGGCATTTCGCAAACCGAGAACATTCCTTCGCTCGCAGGCCAGCCCGATCAGTTCATTCAGTGGCAATTGGTGTTCTTCCGCAGCGGCGCGCGCAAGAGCGAGCAGATGCAGCCGATCGTCGAGCAAATCAGCAATGAGGATATCCGTAGTCTCGGCGCCTATTTTGCCTCGCTGACGCCGCCCAAGCCCGCAACGCCCGACGACAATCCCGATCTGTCGCAAAAGGGCGCGCAGGCGGCTATGGGGCGGCGCTGCGCGTCGTGCCATGGCGACACCTTTGCCGGCACCAAAGCGGTCGCGCGCCTCGCCGGCCAGCGCGAGGAATATCTCATCAAGGCGCTGCACGACTATAAATCGAGCGTGCGATCCGGCGGTGCCGGCGCGGCGATGGCGGAAGTCGCCTATCCCCTGAGCGACGAGGAAATCACCGCGCTCGCGCATTATCTCGCGCACTTATAA
- the panE gene encoding 2-dehydropantoate 2-reductase — MRILVVGAGAIGGYFGGRMLQAGQDVTFLVRPRRAAELTEAGLVIKSPNGDVTLKNPPTVQADKLNEKFDVLLLSCKAFDLDDAIKSFAPAVGPQTAIIPLLNGMLHLDVLDRKFGRERVLGGLCAIAVTLNDQREVVQLAPMQSLNFGERDGKMSDRVRAIANVFASGKFGSVASENILQEMWEKWVFLSTLAASTSLMRTSVGNILAAPGGKDFILGMLDETKAIATAEGYAPRAPFLERTTGMLTAEGSPMTASMFRDIKAGAPVEADHVIGDLIARGDAAKVPVPRLRTAYTHLKAYEKQRG; from the coding sequence ATGCGCATTCTCGTGGTCGGCGCCGGCGCCATCGGTGGATATTTTGGCGGCCGGATGCTGCAGGCCGGCCAGGACGTGACCTTTCTGGTCCGGCCGCGGCGCGCGGCTGAACTGACTGAGGCCGGCCTTGTGATCAAGAGCCCGAACGGCGACGTGACGCTGAAAAATCCGCCGACGGTGCAGGCGGACAAATTGAACGAAAAATTCGACGTCTTGCTGCTGAGCTGCAAGGCGTTCGATCTCGACGACGCCATAAAATCGTTTGCGCCGGCGGTCGGGCCGCAGACGGCGATCATCCCGCTGCTCAACGGCATGCTGCATCTCGACGTGCTGGACCGGAAATTCGGCCGCGAGCGCGTGCTCGGCGGGCTCTGCGCGATCGCGGTCACTCTCAACGACCAGCGCGAAGTGGTCCAGCTGGCGCCGATGCAGTCGCTCAATTTCGGCGAACGCGACGGCAAGATGTCCGATCGCGTCCGCGCCATCGCAAACGTTTTCGCAAGCGGCAAGTTCGGTTCGGTCGCCAGCGAAAACATCCTTCAGGAGATGTGGGAGAAATGGGTGTTTTTGTCGACGCTGGCCGCCTCGACCAGCCTGATGCGAACCTCGGTCGGCAATATCCTGGCAGCGCCCGGCGGCAAGGACTTTATCCTGGGCATGCTCGATGAAACCAAGGCCATTGCGACCGCCGAGGGCTACGCGCCCCGCGCGCCGTTCCTGGAACGAACCACTGGAATGCTCACCGCGGAGGGATCGCCGATGACCGCATCGATGTTCCGCGATATCAAGGCGGGCGCCCCGGTCGAAGCCGACCACGTAATCGGCGACCTGATCGCGCGCGGCGATGCGGCAAAAGTACCGGTGCCAAGGCTGCGCACCGCTTACACGCATCTCAAAGCGTATGAGAAGCAGCGAGGATAG
- a CDS encoding SDR family oxidoreductase: MQKRDATCAVIGAGDYIGAEIAKKFAAEGFTVFAGRRNGEKLEPLVKEVEASGGTIFARSLDARKEDEVTAFLHDADRHAPLDICIFNVGANVNFPILETTDRVFRKVWEMACWAGFVSGREAARLMLPRGQGNIFFTGATASLRGGSGYAAFASAKFGLRAVAQAMARELGPKNIHVAHLIIDAGVDTAWVRERREKLWGKEALDNPDLLMPPASVAASYWQLYQQPKSAWTFELEIRPFGEKW; encoded by the coding sequence ATGCAAAAACGCGACGCGACCTGCGCGGTGATCGGCGCCGGCGACTATATCGGCGCCGAGATCGCGAAGAAATTCGCTGCTGAAGGATTCACAGTGTTTGCAGGCCGACGCAACGGCGAAAAGCTCGAACCGCTGGTGAAAGAGGTCGAGGCATCAGGTGGAACGATTTTCGCGCGCTCGCTCGACGCCCGCAAGGAGGACGAGGTCACCGCCTTCCTCCATGACGCCGACAGGCACGCCCCGCTCGACATCTGCATCTTCAACGTCGGCGCCAATGTCAATTTCCCGATCCTGGAAACCACCGACCGCGTGTTCCGAAAGGTCTGGGAAATGGCCTGCTGGGCCGGGTTCGTCTCGGGCCGCGAAGCGGCGCGACTGATGCTGCCGCGCGGCCAGGGCAACATCTTCTTCACCGGCGCCACCGCGAGCTTGCGCGGCGGCTCAGGTTATGCCGCCTTCGCCAGCGCCAAATTCGGCCTGCGCGCGGTGGCGCAGGCGATGGCGCGCGAGTTGGGGCCGAAGAACATCCATGTCGCGCATCTGATCATCGACGCCGGTGTCGATACCGCCTGGGTGCGCGAGCGCCGCGAAAAGCTCTGGGGCAAGGAGGCGCTCGACAACCCCGATTTGCTGATGCCGCCGGCCTCGGTCGCGGCCTCGTACTGGCAGCTTTACCAGCAACCGAAGAGCGCCTGGACATTTGAATTGGAAATCCGCCCGTTCGGGGAGAAGTGGTGA
- a CDS encoding 2-hydroxychromene-2-carboxylate isomerase has translation MTKTSPQFLFDFGSPNAFLSHEAIPAIEQRIGVKFEYVPILLGGIFKATNNRSPAETLAGVKNKPEFNALETERFVRRFGVKPYTMNPFFPVNTLNLMRAAVAAQFEGVFETYVDAAFHHMWVEPKKMDDPEVAAKALTASGLDGARLLARAQEADVKAKLIANTQAAVERGAFGSPTFFVGNEIFFGKEQLREVEEMVLGKC, from the coding sequence TTGACCAAGACATCGCCGCAGTTCCTGTTCGATTTCGGCAGCCCCAACGCGTTCCTCAGCCATGAGGCGATCCCGGCGATCGAACAACGCATCGGCGTGAAATTCGAATATGTGCCGATCCTGCTCGGCGGCATCTTCAAGGCCACCAACAACAGATCGCCGGCCGAAACGCTGGCCGGCGTCAAGAACAAGCCCGAATTCAATGCGTTGGAGACCGAGCGTTTTGTCAGGCGCTTCGGTGTCAAGCCGTACACAATGAATCCCTTCTTTCCAGTCAACACCCTCAATCTGATGCGCGCCGCGGTCGCCGCCCAGTTCGAGGGCGTGTTCGAGACGTATGTCGACGCCGCGTTTCATCACATGTGGGTCGAGCCGAAGAAGATGGATGACCCCGAAGTGGCGGCGAAAGCGCTAACCGCATCCGGCCTCGACGGCGCAAGACTTTTGGCGCGCGCGCAGGAGGCCGACGTCAAGGCCAAACTGATTGCGAACACCCAGGCAGCCGTCGAGCGCGGCGCGTTCGGCTCGCCGACCTTTTTTGTCGGAAACGAGATATTTTTCGGCAAGGAGCAATTGCGCGAGGTCGAGGAGATGGTCTTGGGAAAATGCTAG
- a CDS encoding MATE family efflux transporter: MSAAPPLWRTFLVFLAPMMLSNILQSLFGTINNIYLGQMIGVDALAAVSVFFPAMFFFIAFVMGLSSGATVLIGQAWGAGEPDKVKAVAGTTLTIALLLAAMIAVFGGLFSRQLLIGLATPPEILGEASAYARIMMITMPLTFVFILLTAMMRGVGDTVTPLLALTMSTVIGLVLTPMLIRGWFGLPRLGVASAAWASAASGLFTLLWLAGHLRRRRHPLAFDTAFLRAMRPNGALLRKILNLGIPAALGMVVMSLAELVLLGLVNGFGSDATAAYGAVNQVMSYAQFPALSIAISVSIFGAQAIGRGNADRLGAIVRTGLLMNLVLTGGLVALAYLFSRAIMSWFITDVAVLELAQGLLHIVLWSSVLFGMATVFSGAMRASGTVWAPLSISIFVIAAIEVPSAVILSRAIGIEGVWAAYPITFFAMFLLQMSYYLLVWRKRAVKRLI; encoded by the coding sequence GTGTCCGCAGCCCCGCCCCTCTGGAGGACATTTCTTGTCTTCCTTGCCCCGATGATGCTGAGCAACATTTTGCAGTCATTGTTCGGCACCATCAACAATATCTACCTCGGCCAGATGATCGGGGTCGATGCGCTCGCCGCCGTCTCGGTGTTTTTCCCGGCGATGTTCTTTTTTATCGCCTTCGTCATGGGCTTGAGTTCAGGCGCCACCGTGCTGATCGGTCAGGCCTGGGGCGCGGGCGAACCCGACAAGGTGAAGGCCGTCGCCGGCACCACCCTGACAATCGCGCTTCTGCTCGCAGCAATGATCGCCGTCTTCGGCGGGTTGTTTAGCCGCCAGCTCTTGATTGGGCTGGCCACACCGCCCGAAATTCTCGGAGAGGCGAGCGCCTATGCGCGCATCATGATGATCACCATGCCGTTGACGTTTGTTTTTATCCTGCTGACGGCGATGATGCGTGGCGTCGGCGACACCGTGACACCGCTGCTCGCACTGACGATGTCGACCGTCATCGGCCTCGTGTTGACGCCGATGCTGATCCGCGGCTGGTTCGGCTTACCCCGGCTCGGCGTCGCCAGCGCCGCCTGGGCGTCGGCGGCATCGGGCTTGTTCACCCTGCTGTGGCTGGCCGGACATCTTCGCCGCCGCCGTCATCCGCTCGCGTTCGACACGGCATTCCTGCGCGCCATGCGGCCGAACGGGGCGCTGCTGCGCAAAATCCTGAACCTCGGGATTCCGGCCGCGCTCGGAATGGTCGTGATGTCGCTGGCCGAGCTGGTCCTGCTCGGCCTCGTCAACGGCTTCGGCTCCGACGCGACAGCGGCCTATGGCGCGGTCAACCAGGTCATGAGCTACGCACAGTTTCCAGCGTTGTCGATTGCGATCTCAGTCTCGATCTTCGGCGCGCAAGCCATCGGTCGCGGCAATGCCGACCGGCTGGGCGCGATTGTCCGCACCGGGCTATTGATGAACCTCGTTCTGACCGGTGGATTGGTGGCTCTCGCCTATCTGTTCTCCCGCGCCATCATGAGTTGGTTCATTACCGATGTCGCGGTGCTCGAGCTCGCGCAAGGATTGCTCCACATCGTGTTGTGGAGTTCGGTGCTGTTCGGAATGGCAACCGTGTTCTCCGGCGCGATGCGCGCCAGCGGAACGGTATGGGCGCCTTTGTCGATCTCGATCTTTGTGATTGCCGCGATCGAGGTGCCCTCCGCGGTGATCCTCAGCCGCGCCATCGGCATCGAGGGCGTCTGGGCTGCTTATCCGATTACGTTTTTCGCCATGTTCCTTTTGCAGATGAGCTATTACCTGCTGGTCTGGCGCAAGCGCGCGGTCAAGCGGCTGATTTGA
- a CDS encoding DUF2239 family protein, giving the protein MIQALPKYFTAFRGDQRLASGPLAEVALAVMKASRGSAAEPILIFDDANGRPIDLDLRGTERDIVARLPQPASYSETPADEPAPRGRGRPKLGVVAREVTLLPRHWEWLGAQPGGASVALRKLVEEARRASGDRDRSRAAREAAYHFMSAMAGDLPHFEEASRALFADDRRRFVELIASWPRDIRDHVVKLAFSDRAEPPAA; this is encoded by the coding sequence ATGATCCAGGCGCTTCCAAAATACTTCACCGCCTTTAGGGGCGATCAGCGGCTGGCCTCGGGCCCATTGGCCGAGGTCGCGCTCGCCGTCATGAAAGCATCCAGGGGTTCCGCGGCCGAGCCCATCCTGATCTTTGACGACGCGAACGGCCGGCCGATCGATCTCGACCTCCGCGGCACCGAACGCGACATCGTCGCGCGCCTGCCGCAGCCCGCTTCCTATTCGGAAACTCCCGCCGATGAGCCGGCACCGCGCGGGCGCGGCCGGCCCAAACTCGGCGTCGTCGCGCGCGAAGTGACGCTGTTGCCGCGGCATTGGGAATGGCTGGGGGCGCAGCCCGGCGGCGCGTCGGTGGCACTGCGAAAACTCGTTGAAGAGGCGCGGCGCGCAAGCGGCGATCGCGACCGCAGCCGCGCGGCGCGCGAGGCGGCCTATCATTTCATGTCGGCGATGGCCGGCGATCTCCCCCATTTCGAGGAAGCCTCGCGGGCCTTGTTCGCGGACGACCGCCGGCGTTTCGTCGAACTCATTGCGTCCTGGCCCCGCGATATAAGGGACCACGTCGTCAAACTCGCCTTCAGCGATCGCGCGGAACCGCCGGCGGCGTGA